In Pseudosulfitobacter sp. DSM 107133, a genomic segment contains:
- a CDS encoding ABC transporter permease: MNFLARHRIILPVVSLAILLAATFYMQPRAMSYFGVNLLFNLAVPIALATIAQMMIIMVNDIDLSLGAFVSLTACVTATFVNDTPLLGLLILLGLILSYAVLGAVIHALELPAIVVTLGMSFVWGGLALFILASPGGASPGWLRALMTVKPPFVPMAVMAAVAICVVTHLLIVRSGIGTVLRGVGGNARSVARAGWSVIRLKALAYGLAGLFGVLAGMALVGLTTSADANIALRYTLLSIAGVILGGGEFTGGKVSPTGAVIGAFTLTLAASFLSFMRLSPDWQIGAQGAILILVLTARLIFSRKGAET; encoded by the coding sequence ATGAATTTTCTTGCCCGCCACAGGATCATCCTGCCTGTGGTGTCCCTGGCCATTCTTCTGGCCGCGACCTTTTACATGCAGCCCCGCGCCATGAGCTATTTCGGGGTGAACCTGCTGTTCAATCTGGCGGTTCCGATTGCGCTGGCGACCATCGCGCAGATGATGATTATCATGGTCAACGATATCGACCTGTCGCTGGGGGCCTTTGTCAGTCTGACGGCCTGCGTGACGGCCACCTTTGTGAACGATACGCCGTTGCTGGGTCTGCTGATCCTGCTGGGGTTGATCCTGTCCTATGCGGTTCTGGGCGCGGTCATTCATGCGCTGGAACTGCCGGCCATCGTGGTCACGCTGGGCATGTCCTTTGTCTGGGGCGGGCTGGCGCTGTTCATTCTGGCATCCCCCGGCGGGGCAAGCCCGGGCTGGCTGCGTGCGCTGATGACGGTCAAGCCGCCCTTTGTGCCGATGGCCGTGATGGCCGCTGTGGCCATTTGCGTTGTCACACATCTGTTGATTGTCCGTTCGGGCATTGGAACGGTGTTGCGCGGGGTCGGCGGCAATGCGCGCTCTGTCGCGCGGGCGGGCTGGTCGGTGATCCGGCTCAAGGCGCTGGCCTATGGGCTGGCGGGGCTGTTCGGCGTGCTGGCCGGTATGGCGCTGGTCGGGCTGACAACATCGGCCGATGCCAATATCGCGCTGCGCTACACGCTGTTGTCCATCGCGGGTGTGATCCTGGGCGGCGGTGAATTTACCGGCGGCAAGGTCAGCCCCACAGGGGCGGTGATCGGCGCGTTTACCCTGACCCTGGCGGCGTCGTTCCTGTCGTTCATGCGGCTGTCACCCGACTGGCAGATCGGCGCGCAGGGCGCGATCCTGATCCTTGTGCTGACCGCGCGCCTGATCTTCAGCCGCAAGGGGGCCGAGACATGA
- a CDS encoding ABC transporter permease — translation MNPLSKPWIWSWLAAAAAFGLTLGLTSGRGAGELAYAALSFGAFAAIVGLGQMLVITLGPGNVDLSIPATMTLAATLALKAMSSDAGTAFLGLGIALAVGLGAGLANYALIFLLRLPPIIATLAASLIYQSIAIWSNRGLRIKPPAGLADFATGRFLGLPNVAWVGLGLAIVVWVLLERSVWGRMLLATGQNLRVARLAGVPVELVRATTYVTVAVFASLAGYLLASFSGGAALNMGAEYLLMSIAVVVIGGSSIAGGNSNVPGVWGAALFMFLVVSMLNSYGAGAGVRNVLTGTIIIAIVIAASTRRDRA, via the coding sequence ATGAATCCGCTGAGCAAACCGTGGATATGGTCATGGCTGGCCGCCGCTGCGGCCTTTGGTCTGACCCTTGGGCTGACCTCGGGGCGTGGCGCCGGAGAGCTGGCCTATGCCGCGCTGTCATTCGGCGCTTTTGCGGCCATCGTGGGCCTTGGGCAGATGCTGGTGATTACGCTGGGGCCGGGCAATGTCGATCTGTCGATTCCGGCCACCATGACGCTGGCGGCGACGCTGGCGCTCAAGGCGATGAGCTCTGACGCCGGCACGGCCTTTCTGGGGCTGGGCATTGCGCTGGCGGTGGGGCTGGGGGCCGGGCTGGCCAATTACGCCCTGATCTTCCTGTTGCGCCTGCCGCCCATCATCGCAACGCTGGCGGCCTCGTTGATTTACCAGTCGATTGCGATCTGGTCGAACCGGGGTCTGCGCATCAAACCCCCCGCCGGACTGGCGGATTTTGCCACGGGCCGCTTTCTGGGCCTGCCGAATGTGGCATGGGTCGGGCTGGGCCTTGCCATCGTGGTCTGGGTGCTGCTGGAGCGGTCGGTCTGGGGCCGGATGCTGCTGGCCACGGGGCAGAACCTGCGGGTTGCCCGTCTGGCCGGTGTGCCGGTCGAGCTGGTGCGCGCCACCACCTATGTCACGGTGGCGGTTTTTGCGTCGCTTGCGGGCTATCTGCTGGCCAGCTTTTCGGGGGGTGCGGCGCTGAACATGGGGGCCGAATACCTGTTGATGTCGATTGCCGTGGTTGTCATCGGCGGCAGTTCCATCGCCGGGGGCAATTCCAACGTGCCGGGCGTCTGGGGCGCGGCACTGTTCATGTTTCTCGTGGTGTCGATGCTGAACAGCTATGGCGCGGGCGCAGGCGTGCGCAACGTGCTGACCGGAACCATCATCATTGCCATCGTCATCGCCGCCAGCACAAGGAGGGACCGCGCATGA
- a CDS encoding SMP-30/gluconolactonase/LRE family protein, whose translation MKPMPPHLEIHDDRFATLVHPVSTLDVIAEGFTWTEGPVWCGDHDCLLFSDIPSQRIMRWSDTEGLSVYREGSGFNNGNTRDTQGRLVGCRHGARDVVRTEADGSLRVLADRFQGKRLNSPNDVVVSSDGAVWFTDPTYGILSNFEGRRRPPEQSARNVFRLSPDGDLGAVVTDFVQPNGLCFSPDEKTLYISESGSSHDASVPSVIRRFAVDGGTLRDEGVFAEIDRGLPDGMRCDVMGNLWSSAADGVHCFDPEGGLLGKILVPRVVSNLCFGGRDGHRMFITATSHVYRVFVDVHGAEPWTRGRG comes from the coding sequence ATGAAACCGATGCCGCCACATCTGGAAATTCACGATGACCGTTTTGCCACCCTGGTCCATCCTGTGTCGACGCTGGACGTGATTGCCGAAGGATTTACCTGGACCGAAGGGCCGGTCTGGTGCGGCGATCACGACTGTTTGCTGTTCTCGGATATTCCCAGCCAGCGGATCATGCGCTGGTCAGACACCGAAGGGCTGTCGGTCTATCGCGAAGGATCGGGGTTCAACAACGGCAATACGCGCGACACGCAGGGGCGGCTGGTCGGTTGCCGCCATGGCGCGCGCGACGTGGTGCGCACCGAAGCCGACGGGTCGCTGCGTGTTCTTGCCGACAGGTTTCAGGGCAAGCGTCTGAATTCGCCCAATGATGTTGTTGTCAGCTCGGACGGGGCGGTGTGGTTCACTGATCCCACATATGGCATTCTCTCGAACTTTGAAGGCCGCCGCCGCCCGCCCGAACAATCTGCGCGCAATGTGTTCCGCCTGTCGCCCGATGGCGATCTCGGCGCCGTGGTCACCGATTTCGTCCAGCCCAACGGGCTGTGTTTTTCACCGGATGAAAAAACGCTGTATATCTCTGAAAGCGGGTCCAGCCATGACGCTTCGGTGCCCTCGGTCATCCGCCGCTTCGCGGTCGACGGCGGCACATTGCGCGACGAAGGTGTCTTTGCCGAAATCGACAGGGGTTTGCCCGACGGGATGCGGTGCGACGTGATGGGCAATCTGTGGTCTTCGGCAGCGGACGGGGTGCATTGCTTTGACCCGGAAGGCGGTCTTTTGGGCAAGATACTGGTGCCCCGGGTTGTGTCAAACCTGTGCTTTGGCGGGCGCGACGGCCACAGGATGTTCATCACCGCGACCAGTCATGTGTACCGCGTATTTGTGGATGTACACGGGGCCGAACCCTGGACCCGCGGGCGCGGATAA
- a CDS encoding IS30 family transposase, protein MGTHYCHLKLDERRKLAKWLEGKMPISEIADRLGRDPSTIYRDIKRNRYTDDELPELNGYHALVAQDKYEQRRAIHRKMIIHPDLKAAIEDRLKAGWSPEQIAGRMRLERHPIRVSHETIYRFAYSKDGREEQFYRHLPEHRRRRRPRGYRRHNRTHIFDVQSLSHRPERVSERLEFGHWECDLMMFRKEHGKVNVTSLVERVSRYAVVMRNEDRQSKPIMESLINGLAPLPADARQSITFDRGTEFSAWKHLKAGIGADAWFCDPQAPYQKGTVENTNNRLRRYLPRSTAPTALTNRYLRSICHRLNATPRKCLGYRTPAEVFESNLMEIQNRLE, encoded by the coding sequence ATGGGAACCCACTACTGTCACCTGAAGCTGGACGAACGTCGCAAGCTTGCAAAGTGGCTTGAAGGCAAAATGCCGATTTCAGAGATCGCGGATCGACTGGGTCGCGACCCGTCCACGATCTACCGAGACATTAAGCGTAATCGGTACACGGACGACGAACTTCCTGAGCTAAACGGGTATCACGCGCTCGTCGCTCAGGACAAATATGAGCAGCGCCGCGCGATCCATCGCAAGATGATCATTCACCCTGATTTGAAAGCCGCGATCGAAGACCGCCTGAAGGCTGGCTGGTCCCCCGAACAGATCGCCGGCCGGATGCGGCTCGAACGGCACCCGATCCGCGTGAGCCACGAGACGATCTATCGCTTTGCCTATTCCAAAGACGGTCGCGAGGAACAGTTCTACCGCCATCTCCCTGAGCATCGCCGTCGCCGCCGGCCGCGTGGTTACCGCAGGCACAACAGAACCCACATATTCGACGTTCAAAGCCTGTCACACAGGCCTGAGCGCGTCTCAGAACGCCTGGAATTCGGCCATTGGGAGTGCGACTTGATGATGTTCCGCAAGGAGCATGGGAAGGTAAACGTGACGTCACTGGTCGAGCGCGTCAGCCGCTATGCCGTCGTGATGCGTAATGAAGATCGCCAATCCAAACCGATCATGGAGTCCCTGATCAACGGGTTGGCTCCCCTGCCCGCCGACGCGCGCCAGTCGATCACTTTTGATCGCGGCACCGAGTTTTCGGCATGGAAGCATCTCAAGGCCGGGATCGGTGCGGATGCCTGGTTCTGTGACCCGCAAGCGCCCTATCAGAAAGGCACTGTTGAGAATACGAACAACAGGCTGCGCCGATACCTGCCAAGATCAACCGCACCGACGGCGCTGACAAATCGATATTTGAGGTCGATTTGCCACCGCCTCAACGCAACGCCGCGCAAGTGCCTTGGCTACCGGACGCCCGCTGAGGTCTTTGAAAGCAACCTGATGGAAATACAGAACCGGTTGGAGTAA
- a CDS encoding IS110 family transposase, translating to MTKMINDTIGIDISKAHLDAHRLSTATHARFDNTATGLRAFERWLGQTTPERVVFEPTGPYHRRLESHFSGRLPLVKVNPLQARRFAQAHGTRAKTDAVDARMLALMGRALELVPDQPTDPKQREIKELHVARTGLVRDRTALMNRLGTQQLDVTRRLTRARLRQVNHQIDRLNAEIERRNRDCPERARAIGILTSIPGIGAITARALLSECPEIGTLGSKQIAALAGLAPITCQSGQWSGKAHIQGGRRLLRESLFMPALVAMKRNPDLSQKYDALRAAGKPHKVALAVLMRKLLILANTLISENREWTPKHP from the coding sequence ATGACGAAGATGATCAACGATACCATCGGCATCGACATCTCGAAAGCGCATCTTGACGCGCACCGGCTCAGCACCGCAACCCACGCCCGGTTCGACAATACCGCGACAGGCCTGCGCGCCTTCGAGCGCTGGTTGGGGCAGACAACGCCGGAGCGCGTGGTCTTCGAGCCCACCGGCCCCTACCACCGACGCCTCGAGAGCCATTTCTCAGGCCGCCTGCCGCTCGTCAAGGTGAACCCGCTGCAGGCCCGCCGCTTCGCGCAGGCCCACGGCACACGCGCTAAGACCGACGCGGTCGATGCCCGCATGCTCGCGCTCATGGGGCGCGCGCTGGAGCTGGTTCCGGACCAGCCAACCGACCCCAAACAGCGTGAAATCAAGGAGTTGCATGTCGCCCGCACCGGGCTGGTGCGGGATCGTACCGCGCTGATGAACCGCCTTGGCACGCAACAGCTCGACGTGACCCGCCGCCTGACCCGGGCACGCCTGCGTCAGGTCAACCACCAGATCGACAGGCTTAACGCCGAAATCGAACGGCGAAACCGCGATTGCCCGGAACGCGCCAGGGCAATCGGCATTCTCACCTCGATCCCCGGGATCGGTGCCATCACCGCACGGGCGCTGCTCAGCGAATGCCCCGAGATCGGCACTCTGGGGTCAAAGCAGATCGCGGCGCTCGCAGGTCTCGCGCCGATCACGTGTCAGTCCGGTCAGTGGAGCGGAAAGGCCCACATCCAGGGCGGGCGCAGGCTCCTGCGCGAGAGCCTGTTCATGCCCGCCCTCGTCGCCATGAAGCGAAACCCCGATCTGAGCCAGAAATACGATGCCCTCAGAGCCGCCGGAAAACCCCACAAGGTCGCGCTCGCCGTCCTCATGCGAAAACTCCTGATCCTCGCAAACACTCTCATAAGCGAAAACAGAGAATGGACACCAAAACACCCTTGA
- a CDS encoding non-ribosomal peptide synthetase: MLLDRQKVTPAADTLLQANAAQNGIWFAEQLSPEGYMFNLAEYLALEGDIDTAVFLETLHWLASEIEAPRASLVPDETGLQVRIAPHFEGDIALIDFGHEADPMATALAWMQSDLADHARGLWRSALIRLNAGHHLWYHCAHHVLLDGFSGGLLARRCAEIYTARLRGDTPPPLAIAPAKVLLEAEHSYLNSTRAARDRAYWRDKLAAVPDPVTLSTGGTRTGGVVSASRQLNLDDSGRLRRFATQSGVSLPQVMVSAFAGYVHRMTGVADLVLAMPVLGRLSRRERAVAMMAANAVALRFDFTGEISFSDLVRQGGQTMMSALRHQKYRFEHVRHDLGLTRADQQVARMAVNFEPFDYALHFGPVAAKVTNLSNGSVDDLTAFVFDRGNGAGLTLTLNANPGLYSQTEVDRHLDRLLRFLREMVARPDAPVRAADIYLAGERRNIAAWSDGGPAPAGESWLDAFDTHVRRTPDHTAVHDGTRSLSYGALDATAAGIACQLHQRGVKRGDIVALLLDRTVLLPAAILALHRLGAAYLPLDPDAPEKRNALILQTAAPTLVLAAPDRSDAETTGGVQSLTLDTTSLDGAPARWPADICPRAADDLAYVIFTSGSTGQPKGVDIGHAALWAVLAAMRDAIDLDATTRWLAVTTIAFDIATLEMLLPLCTGGTVEIAQRQETRDPDLLNTRIETSNITHMQATPSLWSLALEAAGPGLRAVTKLAGGEALPSDLAQRLVTGGALFNVYGPTETTIWSSIARITADNAARPPIGRPLAGERIFVRDRFGAPAPVGTIGEIWIGGVGLAQGYHARPDLTQDSFVDSPLGRIYRTGDLGRWTETGTLEHFGRIDFQIKIRGHRIETGEIEAVARQFTPIGAAAVVKPRDQDRLLCYFTSAEPVDTASLDAHLRAHLPGYMIPAAYLRLPALPQNANGKVDRKALPPVPAEVRRGGKSATGPLTPTEHHLLDRVRAVLDNQDIGIDDDFFQLGGNSLTAARLIAALRRDYGPDIALTTVFANPDLRRLAAELDHASGADPLAPVLDLRKADTDAPTVFCLHPILGIGWGYAALAQALPRRVGICALQSSALTEPDTWPDMRTMARDYVARIRTIQSHGPYYLVGWSFGGLLAHEIASQLQAQGAQIACLCLLDAYPFQSRMDANTEASRVQQALAFLGEAPDPALHTLDALAEKLVTRPEITALRTTIGKDRFDRLRGRIRDMVEANLDLAQRHLPAQINTPVIDVCATRGKSAALDTLLEWRGTPWDRYTRAGTRRIEVDCGHDDMLGLHGMAAFVPLLQAALGHHGPGPALVSQDQTGLHIPFIEKQRA, encoded by the coding sequence CGCTGATTGATTTCGGCCACGAGGCCGATCCGATGGCCACGGCCCTTGCATGGATGCAATCCGACCTTGCGGATCACGCACGCGGGTTGTGGCGGTCGGCCCTGATCCGCCTGAACGCGGGTCACCATCTTTGGTATCATTGCGCCCATCATGTGCTGCTGGACGGTTTTTCCGGCGGCCTGCTGGCCCGTCGCTGCGCCGAAATTTATACCGCACGGCTGCGCGGCGACACGCCGCCCCCCCTGGCAATTGCCCCCGCCAAGGTGCTGCTTGAGGCAGAACACAGCTATCTGAACAGCACGCGCGCCGCCCGTGACCGCGCCTATTGGCGGGACAAGCTGGCAGCGGTGCCTGATCCCGTGACCCTGTCAACCGGCGGCACGCGCACCGGCGGCGTGGTCAGCGCAAGCCGTCAGCTGAACCTTGACGACAGCGGTCGGCTGCGCAGGTTTGCCACGCAATCGGGCGTCTCACTGCCACAGGTGATGGTTTCGGCCTTTGCCGGTTATGTGCACAGAATGACCGGCGTTGCCGATCTGGTGCTGGCCATGCCGGTGCTGGGGCGGCTGTCGCGGCGCGAACGTGCGGTGGCGATGATGGCAGCAAACGCCGTTGCGCTGCGTTTTGACTTTACCGGGGAAATCAGCTTCTCGGACCTGGTCCGCCAGGGCGGCCAAACCATGATGAGCGCGCTGCGCCATCAGAAATACCGCTTTGAACATGTCCGCCACGATCTTGGCCTGACGCGGGCCGACCAGCAGGTCGCGCGCATGGCTGTCAATTTCGAACCTTTCGACTATGCGCTGCATTTCGGACCTGTCGCCGCCAAGGTGACCAACCTGTCAAACGGGTCGGTCGACGATCTCACGGCCTTTGTCTTTGATCGCGGGAACGGCGCGGGGTTGACCCTGACCCTGAACGCCAATCCGGGGCTGTATTCCCAGACCGAGGTTGATCGTCACCTTGATCGCCTGCTCCGGTTTCTGCGCGAAATGGTGGCCCGCCCGGATGCCCCGGTGCGCGCCGCTGATATCTATCTGGCGGGCGAACGCCGGAACATCGCGGCGTGGTCCGACGGTGGCCCTGCTCCTGCGGGAGAAAGCTGGCTGGACGCATTCGACACGCATGTTCGCCGAACACCCGATCATACCGCTGTTCATGACGGCACGCGGTCTCTCAGCTATGGCGCGCTTGACGCGACAGCCGCAGGGATTGCCTGCCAGCTGCATCAGCGCGGAGTGAAACGGGGCGACATCGTGGCGCTGCTGCTGGACCGCACGGTCCTGTTGCCGGCCGCGATCCTGGCCTTGCACCGGCTCGGCGCGGCCTATCTGCCTCTTGATCCCGACGCCCCTGAAAAACGCAATGCGCTGATCCTGCAAACCGCCGCGCCCACGCTCGTGCTGGCCGCCCCCGACCGGAGTGATGCCGAAACCACCGGCGGGGTACAAAGCCTGACGCTGGACACCACAAGTCTTGACGGCGCGCCGGCCCGCTGGCCTGCCGACATCTGCCCGCGTGCTGCCGACGATCTGGCCTATGTGATCTTCACATCCGGCTCTACCGGTCAGCCCAAGGGCGTCGATATCGGCCATGCTGCGCTGTGGGCCGTGTTGGCCGCGATGCGTGACGCCATCGATCTGGATGCAACGACCCGCTGGCTGGCCGTCACCACAATCGCCTTTGACATCGCAACGCTGGAAATGCTGCTGCCGCTCTGCACCGGCGGCACGGTCGAAATCGCGCAGCGGCAGGAAACGCGTGATCCCGACCTGCTGAACACACGGATCGAGACATCGAACATCACCCATATGCAGGCAACGCCGTCGCTGTGGTCGCTTGCCCTCGAAGCCGCAGGGCCGGGCCTGCGCGCCGTGACCAAACTGGCAGGTGGCGAGGCTTTGCCAAGCGATCTGGCCCAACGGCTGGTCACGGGCGGGGCTTTGTTCAACGTCTATGGACCAACCGAAACGACAATCTGGTCCAGCATCGCACGGATCACCGCCGACAACGCAGCACGCCCTCCCATTGGCCGCCCCCTTGCCGGCGAACGGATTTTCGTGCGCGACCGGTTCGGCGCACCCGCACCTGTTGGCACCATCGGTGAAATCTGGATCGGGGGCGTCGGACTGGCACAAGGCTATCACGCGCGCCCCGACCTGACGCAGGACAGTTTTGTCGACAGCCCGCTGGGGCGCATCTACCGCACCGGCGATCTGGGCCGCTGGACTGAAACCGGCACGCTTGAACATTTCGGGCGGATTGATTTCCAGATCAAGATTCGCGGCCACCGGATCGAAACCGGAGAGATCGAAGCCGTCGCCCGCCAGTTCACCCCCATCGGGGCCGCAGCCGTCGTAAAGCCGCGCGATCAGGACCGGCTGCTGTGCTATTTCACCAGTGCCGAACCCGTCGACACGGCTTCACTTGATGCGCATTTGCGCGCCCATTTGCCGGGCTACATGATCCCCGCGGCCTATCTGCGCCTTCCGGCCTTGCCGCAGAACGCAAATGGCAAAGTTGACCGCAAGGCCTTGCCGCCGGTTCCAGCCGAGGTCCGTCGCGGCGGCAAATCCGCAACGGGTCCGCTGACGCCAACCGAACACCACTTGCTGGATCGGGTCCGCGCGGTATTGGACAATCAGGACATCGGAATAGACGACGATTTCTTCCAACTCGGCGGGAACAGCCTGACCGCCGCGCGCCTGATTGCCGCTTTGCGCCGCGATTACGGGCCCGATATTGCGCTGACCACCGTTTTTGCCAACCCCGACCTGCGCCGCCTTGCAGCCGAACTGGACCACGCCAGCGGCGCAGATCCGCTGGCCCCTGTTCTTGACCTGCGCAAGGCCGACACCGACGCGCCAACCGTCTTCTGCCTGCACCCGATCCTCGGGATCGGCTGGGGCTATGCCGCCCTGGCGCAAGCGCTGCCCCGGCGGGTGGGCATCTGTGCGTTGCAATCTTCCGCCCTGACCGAACCCGACACCTGGCCCGACATGCGCACCATGGCGCGTGACTATGTGGCCCGTATCCGCACCATCCAGTCCCATGGTCCCTATTATCTGGTGGGCTGGTCGTTCGGCGGCCTTCTTGCTCATGAAATCGCAAGCCAGCTTCAGGCGCAGGGCGCCCAGATCGCCTGCCTGTGCCTGCTCGACGCCTATCCGTTCCAATCCCGCATGGACGCCAACACCGAAGCCAGCCGGGTCCAACAGGCGCTGGCCTTCCTTGGCGAGGCGCCGGACCCCGCGCTGCACACGCTGGATGCGCTGGCCGAAAAACTGGTCACCCGCCCCGAGATCACCGCCCTTCGCACAACCATCGGCAAAGACCGTTTTGACAGGTTGCGCGGGCGCATCCGCGACATGGTCGAGGCCAATCTTGACCTCGCACAGCGTCACCTGCCGGCGCAGATCAACACGCCGGTCATTGACGTCTGTGCAACGCGGGGCAAATCGGCCGCGCTTGATACACTGCTGGAATGGCGCGGCACGCCGTGGGACCGCTATACGCGGGCCGGAACCCGACGGATCGAGGTCGATTGCGGGCATGATGATATGCTGGGACTGCACGGCATGGCGGCCTTTGTGCCCCTCTTGCAGGCCGCCCTTGGTCACCACGGTCCGGGCCCCGCGCTGGTGTCACAGGACCAGACCGGGCTTCATATTCCGTTCATCGAAAAACAGCGCGCCTGA